The Episyrphus balteatus chromosome 4, idEpiBalt1.1, whole genome shotgun sequence genome includes a window with the following:
- the LOC129918729 gene encoding synembryn, translated as MMDEKDIEDLQSSDVDKIKTILGTFNTKYATLFDFTEFNISGQWTTIWNAFFANLRDSSKTALYPQLLNSVRILTRDEQCIKVNNILPDFNCLLDLADLGPEKLTNPCTHTTETSIEALKCLCNIVFLSSDCRKVCIKNSATERILKRVSSPNSHPFEIEFYDMKLLFLITALEPITRTKVQIDLNGIFFLTEWLDMKLSLEEKSEQQIDLICEILKVMFNVTSNPDRSPNENEIQNRRLTAVIRGLLYEFGSLETEKHRNVVSNCVNLLTNICTSCLVELITRPGVGEAPENVYEGKCIRSLEILLRFLKSMLDDKEGNPIANDCLAPVLTVLINCARCCPVMRHYIRQVVLPPLKDVSHRPEVGDELRNHLCRFLTIPEMIIRDLSAELLFVCCKENVTRMIKYTGYGNAAGLFANRGVLDCRRIENTEYSSDSEDSDTEEYKEMQHGINPVLGCFEKPKPSPLAGMSEEQKEYEAMQLVNLMDKLHRSGVVQPCRVGEDGKPHPVDHILQLQEELPQQQFDQKRKT; from the exons ATGATGGACGAAAAAGATATTGAAGATCTTCAAAGTTCGGATGttgacaaaattaaaacaattcttGGCACATTCAATACAAAA TATGCAACATTATTCGATTTCACCGAATTCAACATCTCTGGCCAATGGACAACCATTTGGAATGCATTCTTTGCCAATCTACGCGATTCATCGAAAACCGCTCTTTACCCTCAATTGCTTAATAGTGTTCGCATCCTAACACGCGACGAACAATGCATTAAAGTCAATAACATCCTCCCTGACTTTAATTGCCTTCTCGATTTAGCCGACTTGGGACCAGAAAAACTCACTAATCCATGCACACACACAACAGAAACAAGCATTGAAGCTTTGAAATGCTTGTGTAATATAGTTTTCCTAAGTTCCGATTGTCGTAAAGTATGCATTAAGAATTCCGCAACAGAGCGAATCTTAAAACGTGTCAGTAGTCCAAATAGTCATCCATTTGAGATTGAATTTTATGATATGAAATTGTTATTCCTTATAACTGCCTTGGAACCGATAACACGCACTAAAGTACAAATCGATTTGAATGGTATTTTCTTCCTAACCGAATGGCTCGATATGAAATTGTCATTGGAAGAGAAATCCGAACAACAAATCGATTTGATTTGTGAAATACTCAAGGTTATGTTTAATGTAACCTCGAATCCGGATCGAAGTCCGAATGagaatgaaatacaaaatagacGATTGACGGCAGTCATTCGGGGGCTATTGTATGAGTTTGGTAGTTTGGAAACTGAAAAACATCGAAATGTTGTATCGAATTGTGTTAATTTACTTACAAACATTTGTACTAGTTGTTTGGTTGAACTTATAACTAGGCCAGGAGTTGGGGAAGCTCCAGAGAATGTATATGAAGGGAAGTGCATTCGTTCGTTGGAGATTCTGTTGCGCTTTCTTAAATCAATGCTGGATGATAAGGAAGGTAATCCGATAGCTAATGATTGCCTTGCACCAGTTCTTACTGTGCTGATTAATTGTGCACGATGTTGCCCGGTTATGAGGCATTATATTCGTCAGGTAGTTCTTCCTCCACTCAAAGATGTCTCCCATCGACCAGAGGTCGGTGATGAGTTGCGTAATCATCTTTGTCGGTTTCTAACAATTCCCGAGATGATTATAAGGGATTTATCAGCTGAATTGCTTTTTGTTTGTTGCAAGGAAAATGTAACTCGAATGATTAAATACACTGGGTATGGTAATGCTGCCGGACTCTTTGCTAATCGAGGTGTTTTAGATTGTAGACGAATTGAAAACACAGAATATTCATCAGACAGCGAAGATAGTGACACTGAGGAGTATAAAGAAATGCAACATGGTATTAATCCGGTATTAGGATGCTTTGAGAAACCAAAACCTAGTCCGTTGGCTGGTATGAGTGAGGAGCAAAAAGAATACGAAGCTATGCAATTGGTTAATTTAATGGATAAATTACATCGCAGTGGAGTTGTACAGCCATGTCGTGTGGGTGAAGACGGGAAGCCACATCCAGTCGATCATATTTTGCAATTACAAGAGGAACTTCCACAACAGCAATTCGATCAAAaacgaaaaacttaa
- the LOC129918210 gene encoding FHIP family protein GH13096 isoform X1 has protein sequence MSWLRSSPLRQSLTRNGSSSSATTATASISSGGNGGNNSLSTTSLSSLNKQRPIDTATDCDPRACYDSFCKHWQQAYEIIQRADNQKAPTHDDVLGVVSHLDYMVTLLLVELHHCNKISLPSANSNPPAPCLEFLLSENLLDKLYEWGIITGRYSNAVRLEQLKLYELLVSHSRHQLLCHEPFLRPLLKILDSSQGEIFPPDLEKRLVILLNQLCVVLMQNVHLLDLFFFSSEQHKQGQYSTNFIIFSLLIPYVHREGSLGHQARDALLLCMALSQKNSNIGTYIAQYSSMCPLLVTGLGGLYSRLPNSIEINTSDWHRITPDDVTEIPELTLFMNALEFCNAVVQVAHDLIKNQLLDFMYQGFIVPVLGPAILQTFKGKHLQTNVESQISAMSYLDLILRSVTEPGLLRAFVKFLLDEEKFDGQRIIDTLIERLSASDSNLCMVAMSLFETLLSLHCEDIMLELLLKYLLPGKHVPISYRHKINKIDPYTNTSDFFLDLTPEVMKRARELKHKPSSMEGTSTNDSPSRQSMSKTIGANWNYYGLHTGDTLYSNYHAYLFDAHYKIAQSRAACNRWANTYKYQKWPPRQKANGQTIERINEMVRNFFSEFSCSPLQYIGDASNALLDSDKNKYDSLQSIGESSGYESFKWRPDDDHDSGEVVAVALEVDADSGTKVKATWRLTSRRDLVITDLDFSEDLFAQGTVTLGPFLNAVWGKLQTFTSNTLYVNLHLTGLITRLALYPLPLTQSVLLRPDIVTTSDTPSFHQVLRILKQQIDAELPVTEDSLEIIDVARSYLIDREFRLINARKVVSDSGMKNGQRNSLQPTSTFANISSSSPVQVTPSSSYDPFRRADNKRKSFTTSISNMFGRKPNASSGLSQIYAFFTGSTFSNAAQSLSSSTHSLASQSQSNSISSNQMNSIPLRESTPTSGSTTPNTGGSNNNSNATISNSLIPSTIGGNNMEPASLDSISSMSSTMGAIANSSGTERTRDLSLCAVLLDEWLKELSAISQEQSIVMISDTNL, from the exons ATGAGTTGGCTGCGTTCCAGCCCTTTGCGGCAGAGTCTAACACGAAATGGGAGCAGTTCATCTGCAACAACGGCCACAGCATCGATATCCAGCGGCGGCAATGGTGGCAACAACAGCCTCTCCACAACATCATTATCTAGCCTAAATAAGCAGCGGCCCATCGACACAGCAACAGACTGTGATCCAAGAGCGTGCTATGATAGTTTTTGCAAGCATTGGCAGCAAGCGTACGAGATAATACAAAGGGCGGAC aatcaAAAGGCACCAACACACGATGATGTTCTTGGGGTCGTTTCTCATCTGGATTACATGGTAACACTACTTCTTGTAGAACTTCATCACTGCAATAAAATATCGCTGCCAAGTGCAAATTCAAATCCTCCAGCGCCATGTTTGGAGTTTTTACTAAGTGAAAATTTACTGGACAAATTATACGAATGGGGAATAATAACAGGACGTTATTCCAATGCAGTTCGTTTAGAACAACTTAAGCTCTATGAATTGCTAGTTAGCCATTCAAGACATCAACTTTTATGTCACGAACCATTCTTGCGACCGCTATTAAAAATTCTTGATTCAAGTCAAGGAGAAATATTCCctcctgatttagaaaaaagaTTAGTTATTCTATTGAACCAATTGTGTGTTGTTCTAATGCAAAATGTTCATCTATTggatttgttctttttttcctCAGAACAGCACAAACAGGGACAATATAGTACAAA ctttATTATATTTTCACTTCTAATACCGTATGTACATCGAGAGGGTAGTCTTGGTCATCAGGCACGTGATGCACTCCTCCTGTGCATGGCACTCtctcaaaaaaactcaaacattGGAACATACATTGCACAATACTCGTCCATGTGCCCATTACTGGTTACCGGTCTGGGAGGTCTCTATTCACGATTGCCAAATTCAATAGAGATCAATACAAGTGACTGGCATCGTATTACGCCCGATGATGTCACCGAAATACCTGAACTTACACTTTTTATGAATGCATTGGAATTTTGCAATGCAGTCGTTCAAGTGGCACACGATTTGATAAAGAATCAATTATTGGATTTTATGTATCAAGGTTTTATTGTACCTGTATTAGGACCAGCGATATTGCAG ACATTCAAAGGCAAACATTTGCAGACAAACGTCGAGTCACAAATTTCAGCAATGTCCTACTTGGATTTAATCCTGCGGTCCGTGACCGAACCTGGGCTATTACGAGCTTTTGTTAAATTTCTATTGGATGAAGAAAAATTCGATGGTCAACGGATTATAGACACACTTATTGAGAGGCTAAGTGCCAGTGATTCAAAT cTATGCATGGTGGCAATGTCATTGTTTGAAACTCTACTGAGTCTACACTGTGAAGACATCATGCtggaattattattaaaatacttGCTACCTGGCAAGCATGTTCCAATATCATATCGtcacaaaatcaacaaaatcgATCCATACACAAACACTTCTGACTTTTTCCTCGATCTTACTCCCGAAGTAATGAAACGGGCCAGAGAACTTAAGCATAAGCCAAGTTCGATGGAAGGAACATCTACCAATGATTCACCTTCCAGACAATCAATGAGCAAAACAATTGGAGCAAATTGGAATTATTATGGTCTACATACAGGCGACACATTGTACTCAAATTATCATGCGTATTTGTTTGACGCACACTACAAAATTGCACAATCTCGGGCTGCCTGCAATAGATGGGCAAATACGTACAAGTATCAAAAGTGGCCACCTAGGCAAAAAGCTAATGGCCAAACAATTGAACGAATCAATGAGATGGTGAGAAATTTTTTCAGTGAGTTTAGTTGCAGTCCGCTGCAATATATAGGCGATGCATCGAATGCATTGCTTGACAGTGATAAAAACAAATACGATAGTTTGCAATCGATTGGAGAGTCTAGTGGATATGAATCATTTAAATGGCGACCGGATGACGATCATGATAGTGGTGAAGTAGTTGCAGTTGCGCTGGAAGTTGATGCCGATAGTGGGACAAAGGTGAAAGCAACTTGGAGGTTAACAAGCCGCAGAGATTTGGTAATAACTGATTTGGATTTCTCAGAAGATTTGTTTGCTCAAGGGACAGTCACATTGG gTCCATTTTTGAATGCTGTCTGGGGAAAATTGCAAACTTTTACCAGCAATACTCTGTATGTTAACCTTCATCTAACAGGGCTTATTACACGACTAGCTTTGTACCCGTTGCCTCTTACACAATCTGTCTTACTACGACCAGATATTGTGACAACCTCAGATACACCTTCTTTTCATCAAGTTTTGCGTATTCTTAAACAGCAAATCGATGCTGAACTACCAGTTACAGAAGATTCCCTTGAAATAATCGATGTAGCACGATCATATCTGATTGATCGTGAGTTTAGATTAATCAATGCTCGTAAAGTTGTCAGCGATAGCGGAATGAAAAATGGTCAGCGTAATAGTTTACAGCCGACATCGACTTTTGCTAACATATCGTCATCATCACCGGTCCAAGTGACACCGTCGTCATCATATGACCCTTTTAGACGGGCAGACAATAAGCGTAAAAGCTTCACAACATCGATCTCCAATATGTTTGGTCGTAAACCAAATG cttCATCTGGCTTATCACAAATATACGCATTCTTCACTG GTTCAACTTTCTCAAATGCTGCTCAGTCCCTAAGTTCTTCTACTCATTCCTTAGCCTCTCAATCCCAATCTAATTCCATATCCTCGAATCAAATGAACAGTATTCCATTGCGGGAGTCTACCCCAACTAGTGGCTCAACAACCCCAAACACAGGAGGATCTAACAACAATTCAAATGCAACAATATCAAATTCATTAATACCATCGACAATTGGTGGAAATAATATGGAGCCAGCATCGCTTGATTCGATTTCTTCTATGTCATCGACAATGGGTGCAATTGCTAATTCAAGTGGAACCGAACGCACTCGTGATCTATCTCTGTGTGCTGTACTCCTCGATGAGTGGCTTAAAGAACTTTCGGCAATATCCCAGGAACAATCTATTGTAATGATCAGCGATACTAATCTGTGA
- the LOC129918210 gene encoding FHIP family protein GH13096 isoform X3 translates to MSWLRSSPLRQSLTRNGSSSSATTATASISSGGNGGNNSLSTTSLSSLNKQRPIDTATDCDPRACYDSFCKHWQQAYEIIQRADNQKAPTHDDVLGVVSHLDYMVTLLLVELHHCNKISLPSANSNPPAPCLEFLLSENLLDKLYEWGIITGRYSNAVRLEQLKLYELLVSHSRHQLLCHEPFLRPLLKILDSSQGEIFPPDLEKRLVILLNQLCVVLMQNVHLLDLFFFSSEQHKQGQYSTNFIIFSLLIPYVHREGSLGHQARDALLLCMALSQKNSNIGTYIAQYSSMCPLLVTGLGGLYSRLPNSIEINTSDWHRITPDDVTEIPELTLFMNALEFCNAVVQVAHDLIKNQLLDFMYQGFIVPVLGPAILQTFKGKHLQTNVESQISAMSYLDLILRSVTEPGLLRAFVKFLLDEEKFDGQRIIDTLIERLSASDSNLCMVAMSLFETLLSLHCEDIMLELLLKYLLPGKHVPISYRHKINKIDPYTNTSDFFLDLTPEVMKRARELKHKPSSMEGTSTNDSPSRQSMSKTIGANWNYYGLHTGDTLYSNYHAYLFDAHYKIAQSRAACNRWANTYKYQKWPPRQKANGQTIERINEMVRNFFSEFSCSPLQYIGDASNALLDSDKNKYDSLQSIGESSGYESFKWRPDDDHDSGEVVAVALEVDADSGTKVKATWRLTSRRDLVITDLDFSEDLFAQGTVTLGPFLNAVWGKLQTFTSNTLYVNLHLTGLITRLALYPLPLTQSVLLRPDIVTTSDTPSFHQVLRILKQQIDAELPVTEDSLEIIDVARSYLIDREFRLINARKVVSDSGMKNGQRNSLQPTSTFANISSSSPVQVTPSSSYDPFRRADNKRKSFTTSISNMFGRKPNGSTFSNAAQSLSSSTHSLASQSQSNSISSNQMNSIPLRESTPTSGSTTPNTGGSNNNSNATISNSLIPSTIGGNNMEPASLDSISSMSSTMGAIANSSGTERTRDLSLCAVLLDEWLKELSAISQEQSIVMISDTNL, encoded by the exons ATGAGTTGGCTGCGTTCCAGCCCTTTGCGGCAGAGTCTAACACGAAATGGGAGCAGTTCATCTGCAACAACGGCCACAGCATCGATATCCAGCGGCGGCAATGGTGGCAACAACAGCCTCTCCACAACATCATTATCTAGCCTAAATAAGCAGCGGCCCATCGACACAGCAACAGACTGTGATCCAAGAGCGTGCTATGATAGTTTTTGCAAGCATTGGCAGCAAGCGTACGAGATAATACAAAGGGCGGAC aatcaAAAGGCACCAACACACGATGATGTTCTTGGGGTCGTTTCTCATCTGGATTACATGGTAACACTACTTCTTGTAGAACTTCATCACTGCAATAAAATATCGCTGCCAAGTGCAAATTCAAATCCTCCAGCGCCATGTTTGGAGTTTTTACTAAGTGAAAATTTACTGGACAAATTATACGAATGGGGAATAATAACAGGACGTTATTCCAATGCAGTTCGTTTAGAACAACTTAAGCTCTATGAATTGCTAGTTAGCCATTCAAGACATCAACTTTTATGTCACGAACCATTCTTGCGACCGCTATTAAAAATTCTTGATTCAAGTCAAGGAGAAATATTCCctcctgatttagaaaaaagaTTAGTTATTCTATTGAACCAATTGTGTGTTGTTCTAATGCAAAATGTTCATCTATTggatttgttctttttttcctCAGAACAGCACAAACAGGGACAATATAGTACAAA ctttATTATATTTTCACTTCTAATACCGTATGTACATCGAGAGGGTAGTCTTGGTCATCAGGCACGTGATGCACTCCTCCTGTGCATGGCACTCtctcaaaaaaactcaaacattGGAACATACATTGCACAATACTCGTCCATGTGCCCATTACTGGTTACCGGTCTGGGAGGTCTCTATTCACGATTGCCAAATTCAATAGAGATCAATACAAGTGACTGGCATCGTATTACGCCCGATGATGTCACCGAAATACCTGAACTTACACTTTTTATGAATGCATTGGAATTTTGCAATGCAGTCGTTCAAGTGGCACACGATTTGATAAAGAATCAATTATTGGATTTTATGTATCAAGGTTTTATTGTACCTGTATTAGGACCAGCGATATTGCAG ACATTCAAAGGCAAACATTTGCAGACAAACGTCGAGTCACAAATTTCAGCAATGTCCTACTTGGATTTAATCCTGCGGTCCGTGACCGAACCTGGGCTATTACGAGCTTTTGTTAAATTTCTATTGGATGAAGAAAAATTCGATGGTCAACGGATTATAGACACACTTATTGAGAGGCTAAGTGCCAGTGATTCAAAT cTATGCATGGTGGCAATGTCATTGTTTGAAACTCTACTGAGTCTACACTGTGAAGACATCATGCtggaattattattaaaatacttGCTACCTGGCAAGCATGTTCCAATATCATATCGtcacaaaatcaacaaaatcgATCCATACACAAACACTTCTGACTTTTTCCTCGATCTTACTCCCGAAGTAATGAAACGGGCCAGAGAACTTAAGCATAAGCCAAGTTCGATGGAAGGAACATCTACCAATGATTCACCTTCCAGACAATCAATGAGCAAAACAATTGGAGCAAATTGGAATTATTATGGTCTACATACAGGCGACACATTGTACTCAAATTATCATGCGTATTTGTTTGACGCACACTACAAAATTGCACAATCTCGGGCTGCCTGCAATAGATGGGCAAATACGTACAAGTATCAAAAGTGGCCACCTAGGCAAAAAGCTAATGGCCAAACAATTGAACGAATCAATGAGATGGTGAGAAATTTTTTCAGTGAGTTTAGTTGCAGTCCGCTGCAATATATAGGCGATGCATCGAATGCATTGCTTGACAGTGATAAAAACAAATACGATAGTTTGCAATCGATTGGAGAGTCTAGTGGATATGAATCATTTAAATGGCGACCGGATGACGATCATGATAGTGGTGAAGTAGTTGCAGTTGCGCTGGAAGTTGATGCCGATAGTGGGACAAAGGTGAAAGCAACTTGGAGGTTAACAAGCCGCAGAGATTTGGTAATAACTGATTTGGATTTCTCAGAAGATTTGTTTGCTCAAGGGACAGTCACATTGG gTCCATTTTTGAATGCTGTCTGGGGAAAATTGCAAACTTTTACCAGCAATACTCTGTATGTTAACCTTCATCTAACAGGGCTTATTACACGACTAGCTTTGTACCCGTTGCCTCTTACACAATCTGTCTTACTACGACCAGATATTGTGACAACCTCAGATACACCTTCTTTTCATCAAGTTTTGCGTATTCTTAAACAGCAAATCGATGCTGAACTACCAGTTACAGAAGATTCCCTTGAAATAATCGATGTAGCACGATCATATCTGATTGATCGTGAGTTTAGATTAATCAATGCTCGTAAAGTTGTCAGCGATAGCGGAATGAAAAATGGTCAGCGTAATAGTTTACAGCCGACATCGACTTTTGCTAACATATCGTCATCATCACCGGTCCAAGTGACACCGTCGTCATCATATGACCCTTTTAGACGGGCAGACAATAAGCGTAAAAGCTTCACAACATCGATCTCCAATATGTTTGGTCGTAAACCAAATG GTTCAACTTTCTCAAATGCTGCTCAGTCCCTAAGTTCTTCTACTCATTCCTTAGCCTCTCAATCCCAATCTAATTCCATATCCTCGAATCAAATGAACAGTATTCCATTGCGGGAGTCTACCCCAACTAGTGGCTCAACAACCCCAAACACAGGAGGATCTAACAACAATTCAAATGCAACAATATCAAATTCATTAATACCATCGACAATTGGTGGAAATAATATGGAGCCAGCATCGCTTGATTCGATTTCTTCTATGTCATCGACAATGGGTGCAATTGCTAATTCAAGTGGAACCGAACGCACTCGTGATCTATCTCTGTGTGCTGTACTCCTCGATGAGTGGCTTAAAGAACTTTCGGCAATATCCCAGGAACAATCTATTGTAATGATCAGCGATACTAATCTGTGA
- the LOC129918210 gene encoding FHIP family protein GJ17503 isoform X2, with protein sequence MSWLRSSPLRQSLTRNGSSSSATTATASISSGGNGGNNSLSTTSLSSLNKQRPIDTATDCDPRACYDSFCKHWQQAYEIIQRADNQKAPTHDDVLGVVSHLDYMVTLLLVELHHCNKISLPSANSNPPAPCLEFLLSENLLDKLYEWGIITGRYSNAVRLEQLKLYELLVSHSRHQLLCHEPFLRPLLKILDSSQGEIFPPDLEKRLVILLNQLCVVLMQNVHLLDLFFFSSEQHKQGQYSTNFIIFSLLIPYVHREGSLGHQARDALLLCMALSQKNSNIGTYIAQYSSMCPLLVTGLGGLYSRLPNSIEINTSDWHRITPDDVTEIPELTLFMNALEFCNAVVQVAHDLIKNQLLDFMYQGFIVPVLGPAILQTNVESQISAMSYLDLILRSVTEPGLLRAFVKFLLDEEKFDGQRIIDTLIERLSASDSNLCMVAMSLFETLLSLHCEDIMLELLLKYLLPGKHVPISYRHKINKIDPYTNTSDFFLDLTPEVMKRARELKHKPSSMEGTSTNDSPSRQSMSKTIGANWNYYGLHTGDTLYSNYHAYLFDAHYKIAQSRAACNRWANTYKYQKWPPRQKANGQTIERINEMVRNFFSEFSCSPLQYIGDASNALLDSDKNKYDSLQSIGESSGYESFKWRPDDDHDSGEVVAVALEVDADSGTKVKATWRLTSRRDLVITDLDFSEDLFAQGTVTLGPFLNAVWGKLQTFTSNTLYVNLHLTGLITRLALYPLPLTQSVLLRPDIVTTSDTPSFHQVLRILKQQIDAELPVTEDSLEIIDVARSYLIDREFRLINARKVVSDSGMKNGQRNSLQPTSTFANISSSSPVQVTPSSSYDPFRRADNKRKSFTTSISNMFGRKPNASSGLSQIYAFFTGSTFSNAAQSLSSSTHSLASQSQSNSISSNQMNSIPLRESTPTSGSTTPNTGGSNNNSNATISNSLIPSTIGGNNMEPASLDSISSMSSTMGAIANSSGTERTRDLSLCAVLLDEWLKELSAISQEQSIVMISDTNL encoded by the exons ATGAGTTGGCTGCGTTCCAGCCCTTTGCGGCAGAGTCTAACACGAAATGGGAGCAGTTCATCTGCAACAACGGCCACAGCATCGATATCCAGCGGCGGCAATGGTGGCAACAACAGCCTCTCCACAACATCATTATCTAGCCTAAATAAGCAGCGGCCCATCGACACAGCAACAGACTGTGATCCAAGAGCGTGCTATGATAGTTTTTGCAAGCATTGGCAGCAAGCGTACGAGATAATACAAAGGGCGGAC aatcaAAAGGCACCAACACACGATGATGTTCTTGGGGTCGTTTCTCATCTGGATTACATGGTAACACTACTTCTTGTAGAACTTCATCACTGCAATAAAATATCGCTGCCAAGTGCAAATTCAAATCCTCCAGCGCCATGTTTGGAGTTTTTACTAAGTGAAAATTTACTGGACAAATTATACGAATGGGGAATAATAACAGGACGTTATTCCAATGCAGTTCGTTTAGAACAACTTAAGCTCTATGAATTGCTAGTTAGCCATTCAAGACATCAACTTTTATGTCACGAACCATTCTTGCGACCGCTATTAAAAATTCTTGATTCAAGTCAAGGAGAAATATTCCctcctgatttagaaaaaagaTTAGTTATTCTATTGAACCAATTGTGTGTTGTTCTAATGCAAAATGTTCATCTATTggatttgttctttttttcctCAGAACAGCACAAACAGGGACAATATAGTACAAA ctttATTATATTTTCACTTCTAATACCGTATGTACATCGAGAGGGTAGTCTTGGTCATCAGGCACGTGATGCACTCCTCCTGTGCATGGCACTCtctcaaaaaaactcaaacattGGAACATACATTGCACAATACTCGTCCATGTGCCCATTACTGGTTACCGGTCTGGGAGGTCTCTATTCACGATTGCCAAATTCAATAGAGATCAATACAAGTGACTGGCATCGTATTACGCCCGATGATGTCACCGAAATACCTGAACTTACACTTTTTATGAATGCATTGGAATTTTGCAATGCAGTCGTTCAAGTGGCACACGATTTGATAAAGAATCAATTATTGGATTTTATGTATCAAGGTTTTATTGTACCTGTATTAGGACCAGCGATATTGCAG ACAAACGTCGAGTCACAAATTTCAGCAATGTCCTACTTGGATTTAATCCTGCGGTCCGTGACCGAACCTGGGCTATTACGAGCTTTTGTTAAATTTCTATTGGATGAAGAAAAATTCGATGGTCAACGGATTATAGACACACTTATTGAGAGGCTAAGTGCCAGTGATTCAAAT cTATGCATGGTGGCAATGTCATTGTTTGAAACTCTACTGAGTCTACACTGTGAAGACATCATGCtggaattattattaaaatacttGCTACCTGGCAAGCATGTTCCAATATCATATCGtcacaaaatcaacaaaatcgATCCATACACAAACACTTCTGACTTTTTCCTCGATCTTACTCCCGAAGTAATGAAACGGGCCAGAGAACTTAAGCATAAGCCAAGTTCGATGGAAGGAACATCTACCAATGATTCACCTTCCAGACAATCAATGAGCAAAACAATTGGAGCAAATTGGAATTATTATGGTCTACATACAGGCGACACATTGTACTCAAATTATCATGCGTATTTGTTTGACGCACACTACAAAATTGCACAATCTCGGGCTGCCTGCAATAGATGGGCAAATACGTACAAGTATCAAAAGTGGCCACCTAGGCAAAAAGCTAATGGCCAAACAATTGAACGAATCAATGAGATGGTGAGAAATTTTTTCAGTGAGTTTAGTTGCAGTCCGCTGCAATATATAGGCGATGCATCGAATGCATTGCTTGACAGTGATAAAAACAAATACGATAGTTTGCAATCGATTGGAGAGTCTAGTGGATATGAATCATTTAAATGGCGACCGGATGACGATCATGATAGTGGTGAAGTAGTTGCAGTTGCGCTGGAAGTTGATGCCGATAGTGGGACAAAGGTGAAAGCAACTTGGAGGTTAACAAGCCGCAGAGATTTGGTAATAACTGATTTGGATTTCTCAGAAGATTTGTTTGCTCAAGGGACAGTCACATTGG gTCCATTTTTGAATGCTGTCTGGGGAAAATTGCAAACTTTTACCAGCAATACTCTGTATGTTAACCTTCATCTAACAGGGCTTATTACACGACTAGCTTTGTACCCGTTGCCTCTTACACAATCTGTCTTACTACGACCAGATATTGTGACAACCTCAGATACACCTTCTTTTCATCAAGTTTTGCGTATTCTTAAACAGCAAATCGATGCTGAACTACCAGTTACAGAAGATTCCCTTGAAATAATCGATGTAGCACGATCATATCTGATTGATCGTGAGTTTAGATTAATCAATGCTCGTAAAGTTGTCAGCGATAGCGGAATGAAAAATGGTCAGCGTAATAGTTTACAGCCGACATCGACTTTTGCTAACATATCGTCATCATCACCGGTCCAAGTGACACCGTCGTCATCATATGACCCTTTTAGACGGGCAGACAATAAGCGTAAAAGCTTCACAACATCGATCTCCAATATGTTTGGTCGTAAACCAAATG cttCATCTGGCTTATCACAAATATACGCATTCTTCACTG GTTCAACTTTCTCAAATGCTGCTCAGTCCCTAAGTTCTTCTACTCATTCCTTAGCCTCTCAATCCCAATCTAATTCCATATCCTCGAATCAAATGAACAGTATTCCATTGCGGGAGTCTACCCCAACTAGTGGCTCAACAACCCCAAACACAGGAGGATCTAACAACAATTCAAATGCAACAATATCAAATTCATTAATACCATCGACAATTGGTGGAAATAATATGGAGCCAGCATCGCTTGATTCGATTTCTTCTATGTCATCGACAATGGGTGCAATTGCTAATTCAAGTGGAACCGAACGCACTCGTGATCTATCTCTGTGTGCTGTACTCCTCGATGAGTGGCTTAAAGAACTTTCGGCAATATCCCAGGAACAATCTATTGTAATGATCAGCGATACTAATCTGTGA